The following is a genomic window from Burkholderiaceae bacterium DAT-1.
CCACTTCATGCGGGGTAATGCAGCTGCGCGATGAAGACGCCAGACAAGATTCAACACTGCAATTGTTGTGATCAGTGCACCGACGCGATGCAACCAGTGAATGCCGGTCATATTTGCCATATCCAGCGGGCGGCCATCAGCGGTTTGCCCTAATTCACGGAACAGGTGAAACGCATCCCCAAAGGCCATTGGCGGTACAAGCGCGCCCTGACAAGTGGGGAAATCAGTACATGCAAGCGCCGCATAATTCGTACTTACCCAACCGCCAAGTGCAATCTGGAGCACGACACATCCAAGTGCGAGCAGCGCCCAGGGACGAATAGAGGCATTCACAGGACGCACATGTTCACGCGTATACCCCAGCTTGAGTGCCCACCATACCAGCAGAATCAACGTAGCCAATCCACCCAGCAAATGGGCGGTCACAATGGCAGGCTTGAGCAGCAACGTGACCGTCCACATGCCCAAGGCCCCCTGCAGACAGATGACCAACACCAGTGCACCCGGCAAGCGCAATGATTGCTTTAGCTTATCCCGCATCATCATGGCGGCGATAAACAAACTCAGGACAACCAAGCCAAGCCCGCTAGCGAAATAGCGATGTATCATTTCCCGCCAGGCCTTGCCCATAGATACATAGCCGTTGGGCGCCTCACTGACTGCTGCATGTATTTCACTGGCTGCGTGGGCTGGCGATAACTTGCCATAACAACCCGGCCAGTCCGGACATCCCAATCCCGCATCAGACAATCTGACGTAGGCGCCAAGCACAATCAGTCCAAATGCCCAGATCGCAGCAAATAGTACCCATTTACGAAACATAAACTGCTCCTCTTATTCGCCTAGCCCAGGCGTTCGTTATTTTTCAGCAGTTTGCCGATTTCCTTGATGACTTTCTGTCGATTAGCGTCATCGGCGTAACGCATGACCTGATTCCCTAGCGGATCAATCAGATACATTGCGGATGCGGTATCGCCATCCAAAGCCACATCAGATGCCAATACGCGAACGTCCGCTCCTTCTGCAGCCCGCAAGGCATCCTTTTGAGGCCAAGTGCCATCACTCACAATCCATACCCGCCGAATGCGCTCCATATCTTGCCCCTGGGCAAGTCGGAACTGGCGCGATGCAAACAAACGATCTCGGCAGCTTTGCTCGCACCCCGACGGTGCAAGCACCAGCAAAAGCCATTTCCCTCTAAATGCATCGAGCCCTGCAACCTGACCGCGCTCATCCAGAAGCCTCATGTCGACAACAGGTTTTGTGTGCAAAAGCTCGCCATAGCTTTGCCCACCAGAGGGCTTCCATATGAAATAGGAGGCCATCGCAGCCACAACCGGCACAATTGTCAGACAGGCAATGCCCGCAACAATCCACTTACCGTTCCGCTTACCTTCGACTTTATCGGTCTGTGCCATCTTTTTGCTTCCAGTGGGATCTGACAAATAGGATCAGCGCTACCACTGCAAATAGCAGCCACTGACCTGCATAACTGAAATTTTTGAATGCTCCGTCATCCGGAGGCATCCAGTCACGTGTAAGTACACGATCACTGTCAAGTTGCTCGGCACAGGCATCTAATGAATGGCCAATCATCCGCTCATACGCCACACGATCGAGGTTCTGCCAGACCTGCCCCGCAATCTGCTCATTGGACAAGGCAAGGTATCTAAATTTGAATGGCACCACGCGCAGGGTAATGGTTTGCAATCCTGTTGCCGGTTGCGGAATGGCCGTCGCCGGAAGATCACGCGGGATCCATCCGCGCTTCACGAGTACAACCTTGCCATTCGCCAACTGAAACGGCGCAATGGCCAGATAACCGGGGAGCTCGCCATGCATTTGATTGTCTAACAGGATGGCACCGCTTTGCAGCCAGTGTCCCGTCACTACATAGGCTCGCCAGACCTCAGCGCGAGCGAGTTCCATGTTCAGAGGCAGAGGCTTGTCATTCAGGACATGCTGATACGCCTCTCCGGAACGCATGCGCGCTTTCCCCTTCTGATATTGCCAGTTTGCCAGCAACAGGGTAGCGCCCAGGAACAAGAGGGTAATACTCAGAACCAGTGGGTGGGGACGACGCAACAACATGACATTTCTTCGGTAGGGGGACTGTTTGCGGATGATGCTCGAGACTAGACTGGCGCTTCTACAACTCAGGGCATAGACATGAAAATTCTGGTTGTCATCATGATTGCAGTGATTCTGTTTTCGCTGGGAAGCGCACTGACTACCTTAATCAAATACCGCGGTGAGTCCGAAAAGACGGTCAAATTTCTAACGATTCGTGTCGCGCTGTCCATCATTCTTTTCTTGCTGCTGATGGTGGGCTTTGCAACCGGTGTATTTCAGCCACATACCGTGGCCTAAGCCATCGAAAAAGGGGACGAAGACCGCGTCCCCCTCCCCTTCATCATTTACATCCAGTACACAAACACAAACAGGATCAGCCACACCACATCGACGAAGTGCCAGTACCATGCGGCCGCTTCAAATGCAAAATGGTGGTGAGGATTGAAGTGCTTTTTAATTGCTCGGACAAGCTGAACGGTCAGCATGATCGTACCAATCAGCACATGCATTCCGTGAAAGCCGGTCATCATGTAAAAGGTACCGCCGTACACGCCCGACTTCAGGGTCAGATTCATTTCTGTAATGGCGTGGTGGTATTCCATGACCTGAAATCCAAGGAATAAGGCACCAAGACCAACTGTCAAAATCAGACCTTGAATCAGTTGGCTATTTTTCCCTTTCATCAGCCCCCAGTGCGCCCAAGTCAGCGTAGCGCCGGAGGTCAGCAGCAAAAGCGTATTGATTGCAGGCAGGCCAAATGGCTTCATGGCTTCGTAGTGCTCGACACCGCTTGGTGCGACTTTCATCGGCCACTCACCAATGAAATCTGGCCAGAGAATTTTGTGGCTCAGACTTGCCAGATCAGGCACCGAGATTTCGCGGATGTAATACAGTGCGCCAAAAAACGCCGCAAAGAACATCACCTCGGAAAAAATAAACCAGCCCATTCCCCAACGGAATGACATATCCACCTGTCCGGTATAGCTGCCCGCCTGTGATTCATGAATCACATCGCCAAACCAACCAAACAGCATGTACAGCAAAATCGAAATACCGAGTGCGAGCGACCCATACCCGATCCCCACTCCGTTAATCGACAATGCGGCGCCGAGGCCAATAAAGAACAGCGCAAACGACCCAACCAGCGGCCACTTCGACGGCTGCGGTACAAAGTATCCAGTTTGATGCGTTGCCATGATGTTGCTCCGATGTCGTGCAATACTTGATTGCGGTTTCTTAGATTTCTCGGGTGATTCCATCAACGTGTGATCGTTCTAACCAGCAGCACCAGTACCGTAATCAAGCAGGCAACACAGATAACGGCTGCCAGTATGATCTGTAACGGAGACAGCTTTGCTTGATCCTGCTTTGAGTGCGCTCCCTTCCTAATACCCGTGAATGCAGAAAAGACCGTCAAAATTGCGGGTACAGGATTCCATTTCACACCCGGCTTTTCTGAGTTCATGTCCGCTCCGCATGCTGATTGCCATCGGTTCCACCTACCGCAAAAAAGCTGTATGAGAGCGTGATATTCGTCACCTCTTCGGGGATGGATGGATCAATCGTAAAAACAACGGGCATTTTCCGGTTTTCGCCCGGCATAAATGTTTGCTGGCGAAAGCAAAAACACTCTAGCTTCTTGAAGTAACTGGTTGCGAGTGCAGGTGAATAGCTGGGAATCGCCTGACCAATGATTCGCTCATGGCCTGTGTTTTCCATTTCATATCCTACCTGCACCAACTCGCCAGGATGTACAGTCACGCGTCTGGATTCCGGTTTGAATCGCCACGGCAAGTTGCTGCGCAAATTTGCATCGAACTCGACGGTAATGGTTCGATTACGATCCACTTGCGTCGAAGTCCGGGCATCCGCCTTTACTACATTATTGATACCCGTTGCTTCGCAGATTTGCTTGTACAACGGGATCATGGCGTAGCCAAAGCCAAACATCATCAATGCAATAATCAGCAACCTGCCTAACAGGCGGTGATTCTCCATCTGTTGTCCTGCTTTGCGACGCTCACTCATCTCAGTGCCCGAACAGCGAAACCTTGATCATCAGGCCCGCAAAAAAGACCAGCGCAATGGAGGCAAGTACAAGTGCAAGCCGAACATTCTTTTGGCGATCCATCTCAATTTCCTTAATGCAGCTTCTGCAATTCACTCAGACGATCCACCACTTCACGTGCAGGTGGCTGATCCCATGTATGGAAAGGCGCAGGCGATTCCACCTCCCATTCCAGGGTGGTTCCGCCATCCCATGGCTTAGCTGGCGCCTTACCGGCACCACCACGAATGGTTTGAATCACATTAAACAGGAAGATCAATTGACCAAATCCGAACAGGAACGCACCAACCGTCGCAATGGAATTGAATTCGGTAAATTGAGCTGCATAGTCGGGAATGCGGCGCGGCATACCAGCCAGTCCCAAGAAGTGCATCGGGAAGAAGGTAATGTTGAACGAGACGATAGACCACCAGAAATGGAATTTGCCCATGCCTTCGTTGTACATATTCCCCGTCCACTTGGGCAGCCAGTAGTAAGTTGCACCAAACAACGTGAACAATGCACCTGCAACCAGCACGTAGTGGAAATGCGCCACCACATAATAAGTACCATGCAATTGCACATCCACCGGCACCATCGAGAGCACCACACCCGAGAACCCGCCAATGGTGAACAGACAGACGAAACCGATTGCAAACAGCATCGGGGTTTCAAAGGTCATGGAGCCTTGCCACATCGTAGCGACCCAGTTAAAGACCTTCACACCTGTTGGCACCGCAATCACCATCGTGGCAAACATGAAGAACAGCTGTGCAGTTGCAGGCAAACCAGTGACGAACATGTGGTGTGCCCACACCATGAACGAAAGAATGGCGATGGAAGCAGTTGCATAAACCATCGAGTGGTAACCAAACAGCGGCTTGCGTGCGAAGGTCGGGATGATCTGGCTGATCACGCCGAACGATGGCAGCGCCATGATGTACACCTCGGGGTGGCCGAAGAACCAGAAAATATGCTGATACAGAATCGGATCACCGCCACCCGCCGCATTAAAGAATGTGGTGCCAAAGTGACGATCTGTCAGCACCATGGTCACGGCAGCCGCCAGAACCGGCATCACGGCAATCAGCAGATACGCAGTGATGAGCATCGTCCAGGCAAACAGCGGCATCTTCATGAGGGTCATGCCCGGTGCGCGCATGTTCAGAATGGTCACGATGATGTTGATCGAGCCCATGATCGACGAAATCCCCATGATGTGGATCGCGAAAATGGTCAGGTCCATCCCCATGCCCATCTGGGTAGCCAACGGGGCGTAGAGTGTCCAGCCTGCCGCTGCAGCACCACCAGGCACAGCAAAACTGATCATCAGCAATAAGGCTGCAGGTGGAAGCAACCAGAACGACCAGTTGTTCATCCGTGCAAATGCCATATCCGGCGCGCCGATCATCAGTGGCAGCATCCAGTTTGCCAGGCCGGTAAAGGCAGGCATGATGGCACCAAACACCATGATCAGTCCGTGCAGTGTGGTGAACTGGTTAAACAGCTCCGGACGGAAGAACTGCAGACCCGGCTTGAACAGTTCCAGACGGATACACAGCGCCATGACGCCGCCCGAAAAGAACATGATCATGGAAAACCACAGATACAGCGTACCGATATCCTTGTGGTTGGTTGCAGTCAGCCATCGGGCCATGCCCGTTGGAACGGCATGATCGTGATGATCATGTCCGTGATCGGGAAGATGGGTAGTAGTTGTCATGTCAGATCCTCATCTTGTTCTGATCGTCCGCGCTTAGCGGGCGGCCTTGATGTCGGCGGGCTGGATCACGTCGCCAGTGTGATTACCCCAGGCATTACGCTCATAGGCCACCACAGCAGCAATTTCGGTATCCGAAAGGGTCTTGGCCCAGGCTGGCATGGCGTTTTTGCCATTCAGCACGATCTTGATGTGTTCCGCTTTGGGGCCATTGGCGACCTTGGAACCATCGAGCGCCGGGAAGATGCCCTGCCCTTTTCCATCAGGCTTGTGACAGACTGCACAATTGGAATCGTACACTTTCTGGCCTCGCTCCTTCAGCTCAGCCAGAGTCCAGACTTTGTTCGGATCATCCTGATTGGCAGCTGCCAGCTTCTTCTGCTCATCCAGCCAGGTTTTGTAGTCTGCCTCGCTGACCACATTGACCACGATCGGCATAAAGCCATGATCCTTACCACACAATTCGGTACATTGCCCGCGGTAAGTGCCGATTTTGTCGGATTTAAACCAGGTATCGCGGATAAAGCCCGGAATGGCATCCTGCTTCACGGTGAGTTGCGGTACCCACCACGAGTGAATTACATCGTTTGCAGTGGTCAGGATGTGAATTTTCTTGCCGACAGGAACGACCAGCGGATGATCAACTTCGAGGAGGTAGTTCTCGTTCTTACTGGCATCTCCGCTGCCATTAAAATTTTCGAACTGAGTTTGCGGAGTGGCTAGACGACTGTGAAAGCTAACACCTTCATCCAGATAGTCATAACCCCACTTCCACTGGTAACCCGTCACCTTGATGGTGACATCGGCACCTCGTGTGTCCTTCATGGCCAGAACGGCCTTGGTTGCAGGCACAGCCATACCAACCAGAATCAGCAGCGGAATGACGGTCCAGAAGATTTCAACCGTAGTGCTTTCGTGGAAATTTGCTGCCTGATAGCCAAGCGACTTGCGATGCTTGAAGATCGAGTAAAACATCGCACCAAATACAATGACGAAGATGATCAGACACATCACCATCAACGCCGTATGCAGAGAGAAAACCTGCCAACCTACATCAGAAACAGGCTCTTGCATGTTGAGTTTGTACTCGGCACAACAAAAGCTGGGTGCAAGCAACGCCAACCCAGCCCATAGCACGGATACGCGGTGTTTCATATTGTCCCCATTGCGGTACGCAAGCATGCTTGCGTTATCCATATGGCACCGGCAGACGCCGGCTCAATGTTTTGCGCTACCCGGCTTGACACAGGTCAAACGGATAGCAATTTTTTATCGCAATGCATCGTAACAGAGCGATTTGAGAAATCTCAATGAGGACAAAGCGGAATTAATAAAACAAATGCATTGTGTCGCAACAATGCATACAACATCGCTTGAAGATGTCTTTCTTACTAATTGATTAGCAACAGATTTTCGGCACACCCACCATGCGGCACCGCACCAAAATATTGTCCGGGAAGATTCGAACTCAGATAGTCGAGGTTGCTTTGAAGAGACAACATGGCGGGATCGACGCAGTTTGCCACCCAGCCCGCAAGCGTCAGATTTCTGGCCAAAATCGCTTCGGCGGTTAACATGGCATGATTCAAGCAGCCAAGTCTCATCCCGACCACCAGAATCACCGGCAACGCAAGATGCTGTGCAAGATCAGCCATCGTGTGGTGAGGCGTCAATGGAGCCAGCCACCCCCCTGCCCCTTCCACCAAAACAAGATCAGCCAGATGGGTTAATTGTCGACAGGCATCGCCAATCACATCCAGCGACACGTCCACGCCTGCCATTGCAGCGGCGATATGCGGAGAAACCGGGGGTTCGAAGGCGTATGGATTACGTAAATGCAAAGGGGCACGAACATTACTCACTCGTTCATGCGCAACGACATCCTCATTTTGCAGGGAACCATCTGCGAGTTGCAAACAGCCCGAGGCTACGGGTTTCATTCCGACAGCACGCTGACCTGTTGCAACTGCACCGCGCAGTAGCTCGCAGGTCACGAAGGTTTTACCCACCTCAGTGTCTGTCCCTGTAATGAAATATCCCTGTCCTGCCGGCACACTCATGCAGACCCACCCGGACGCGGCATAAAACGAATCACCTGCGCACCATCGGCAGGTTTAGGCTGAGGCTTCCAGGCGTGACCGTAGACAATCTCATACGTCGCAGGCAAGCGCCCCTCGACACGTAATCGATCATAGGCATCGACAGCCGACTGCCAGGCAGTCTTGCCCATCAGACCTCGCTTGCGGCCTTGTGCTGCATTGTGCGCACCAATAGCTTTCAAATCCATCATCACCGAGCGAACTTCGTCGTAGGTCATGACGATTTTTTCCATATCCATTACAGGCGCACTAAAGCCTGCACGTGATAGCGCATCGCCAAGATCATGCATATCGATAAATCGATTTACATGGGGAACACTATCAATCGACGCAAATGCCTGACGCAGCTCTTTCAGCGTATCCGGCCCCAGCGTACTGAACATGAACAGCCCTTCCGGGCGAAGGATGCGATGACACTCGGCGAATGCCTGATCCGGCTCATTAAGCCACTGAAATGCCAGATTAGACCAAATCAGATCGCAGCTATCATTCGCCAACGGTATGGCTTCGAGGTCGGCGCACACCTGCCACGGCGTCTTGCGCAGCAGCTTATCAATCATGCCAGCTTTGGCACGGGAAGCGGCCAGCATGCCCATGGCCAGATCGAGCTCGATCAATCGAGCATCGGGATACCGCTTACGCAGTAAGGGGCCCGCATAACCTGTACCACTTCCGGCATCCAGAATCCTGGCGGGCTTCAACTTCACCAGATCCAGCCGTTCCATCATGCGATCAGCCACTTCACGCTGCAAAATTGCGGCGCGATCATAGGCCGTAGCGGCCTTGTCAAACGACCGCCGCACAACTGATTTATCACTGTAAAACGCTTCTGACATACTGCTCTACTCATCCGGTTGCGTTGACATGCAACCTGAGAAATTTACGACCGCACAAACCGCTGGCGAACCAATTGCAGCACCATCGGCACAAACGACAACGCAATGACCGCCACAATCATGACCGACAGATTGCGCTGAACAAACGGCACATTACCGAACTGATAACCGAGCGTCACCAGGCCACCAATCCATAAGATCGAACCCAGTACGCTAAACGTCAGAAAGCGCAGGTAATTCATATGCCCCACACCTGCGACAAACGGCGCAAAGGTACGAATAATCGGCAAAAAGCGGGCCAGTGTTACCGTCTTGCCACCGTGCCGCTCGTAGAAAGCATGCGTCCGCTCCAGATAGTCCTTACGGAACAACTTGGAGTTGGGTTTGGAGAACAGCTTTTCGCCAAGATAACGCCCGATCAGATAATTGGTCGAGTCCCCCAGTACCGCGGCAACAAATAACACCAAGGCAATGATGAACGGATTCATTCCGCCAGTTGCAGCGATCGCACCGGCGACAAACAGCAGCGAATCACCGGGCAAAAAGGGCATGACCACCAGGCCGGTTTCGCAAAAAATAACCAGAAACAGGATCAGGTAAATCCAGCCACCATAGGCCTGCACCATCTGCTTCAGAAACACATCCAGATGCAGGATGATGTCGATCAGGTTCATGTCCACGTTCTAGGTATCCTGAAACTCAGGGCCACACTAAGTGGCCCTGAATGAGTAGAGTGATTCAACAAAAGCGAATAATCAGACGACGGCTTCTTCTTTAACCTTGACCGGCTTCACCATGTTTTCACGCGTTACGCCAAACAACAGCAGCAACGGCGAGGCCACCAGCACCGAAGAGTAAATACCGAACACAATGCCAATCGTCAGCGCACGTGCGAAGTTGTGCAGTGCCGGGCCGCCGAAAAACAGCATCGCCAGTACCATCATTTCCGTACATCCGTGAGTGATAAACGTCCGGCTCATGGTTGAAGTAATGGCATTGTCGATGATTTCCGTGACGGATTTACCACGCATATTGGCTTTGCGGAAATTTTCACGAATCCGGTCAAACACCACGACGGACTCATTCACGGAGTAGCCCAGCACGGCAAGCACACCGGCCAGCACGGCGAGATTGAATTCCCAGTGGAAGAAGGCAAAGAAGCCCAGAATGATGACCACATCGTGCAGATTGGCGATCAGTGCGGACACTGCAAAACGCCATTCGAAACGGATCGCCAGATAGGCAATGATACCCAAACAGGTGATCAGCAAGGCCGTCAAACCATGGGTGTACAACTCTTCACCAACAGCGGGCCCCACATAATCGACCTTGCGCGACTCTACGCAGAGATCAGCCGGCAGCGGCTGACCAGCGACGCGCAATGTCTTGCATTGAGCATCTTCCTGTGCGGTTTCGGCAAGGCGCTTCATCACCTGATTGTTGAGATCAGCACTCTTCTGGCCCGGAATATTGGGCAGACGAATCAGCACATCACGTGGCGTACCCAGCGCCTGCACGGTCACTTCTTTGTGCAGCCCACCCAGATTGAGCTCTTCAACCGTGGTACGAACCTGCTCGACATTCACCGCTTGCGGGTAGCGAACCTCCAACACTGTCCCACCAGTAAATTCAATCGACAGATTCAGTGGGCGCGTGATCAGGAAGAACACCGCGAAAATAAAGGTCACCAGAGAAATGGTCGTGGTAATACGACCATAACTCATGAACGGGACGTCTTTTTTGAAATGGAACAATTCGATCATGATACGTTTCCCGTCTTCCCTTACACAGCCAGCGACTGCAGCTTACGGCGATAGCCATAGATCAGACTGACCACGCCACGCGACAGGAACACCGCGCTGAACATCGAGGTCAGAATACCCATACAGTGTACCCATGCAAATCCACGAATCGCACCGGAACCGAAGATCAGCAGCGACACGCCCACAACCAAGGTGGTGATGTTGGAGTCAAGAATGGTGGCCCATGCATGCTCATAACCTGCCTTGATCGAGGCATGCGGTGACATGCCTGCGCGAATTTCTTCGCGGATACGCTCATTGATCAGCACGTTGGAGTCAATCGCCATACCCAGTGTCAGCGCAATGGCCGCAATACCCGGCAGAGTCAGCACCACGCCGAGAAGCGACAGCATGGCCACCAGGAAAATCAGATTGGCCGCCAGCGCAATGGCAGCGGTAAAGCCGAAGGCGCGATAGTAGATCAGCATGAACACCACCACGGCGCCGAAGCCATACAGCGTCGCAGTAAAGCCCTTGGTGATATTTTCAGCACCCAGCGACGGGCCAACGGAACGCTCTTCCACCACATTCATCGGTGCGGCGAGCGAACCCGAGCGCAGCAGAATGGCGATGTTATTGGCTTCGATCGTATCCATGGCACCGCTGATGGAGAAGTTGGCACCCAGCTCCTGCTGAATGACTGGCGCGGTCACGACTTCGCCCTTGCCCTTTTCAACCAGCACCATGGCCAGACGCTTTTTCAGATTTTCGCGGCTGACCTGACGGAAGATCGAGGCACCAGCAGAATCCAGACGGACATGAACGGCCGGTTCGTTGCGGTCATTGAAACCAGTCTGTGCATCATTGATATTGTCGCCGGTCAGCTCGATATCTTTCTTCAGCAGAATCTTGGTATTGCGACCACGGCCTTCCATGTAGTCCATCAGCACAAAGCCCGGCGGTACATTACCGGCCATTGCATCCGCCAGCTTGCCTGCATCGTCTTCAACCAGATGCACTTCCAGCGCGGCAGTACGGCCAATCAGCTCCTTGGCACGTGTTGGATCATTCACCCCCGGCAGATCAACCGAAATACGGTCGACACCCTGTTGCTGAATTTGCGGTTCGGCCACGCCCAGTTCGTTAATACGCTTATTCAGTGCACTCACGTTTTGCTGAACAGCATCAGACTGGATACG
Proteins encoded in this region:
- the secD gene encoding protein translocase subunit SecD — protein: MNRYPLWKYAIIVLTLVFGTIFAVPNIYGRSPALQVAGVRSDVLVNNDIMKRVEQSLAEAKVDIRSMHLEKNSLSVHLVKADQQLHASDLLQKALGDQYVVAQNTVSDAPEWLSGFGAKPMSLGLDLRGGVHFLLEVDMKAAIDKAYDRLAGDAKRELREAKIYAGAIKRVGQVVEVQVRDAELVDKVVAQIAKKLPTVQAAPFKGEGNNRVVLTYTQQEILRIQSDAVQQNVSALNKRINELGVAEPQIQQQGVDRISVDLPGVNDPTRAKELIGRTAALEVHLVEDDAGKLADAMAGNVPPGFVLMDYMEGRGRNTKILLKKDIELTGDNINDAQTGFNDRNEPAVHVRLDSAGASIFRQVSRENLKKRLAMVLVEKGKGEVVTAPVIQQELGANFSISGAMDTIEANNIAILLRSGSLAAPMNVVEERSVGPSLGAENITKGFTATLYGFGAVVVFMLIYYRAFGFTAAIALAANLIFLVAMLSLLGVVLTLPGIAAIALTLGMAIDSNVLINERIREEIRAGMSPHASIKAGYEHAWATILDSNITTLVVGVSLLIFGSGAIRGFAWVHCMGILTSMFSAVFLSRGVVSLIYGYRRKLQSLAV